The Microbacterium horticulturae genome has a window encoding:
- the ectB gene encoding diaminobutyrate--2-oxoglutarate transaminase — MPTTEEATTIFTGLESRVRSYSRSWPVVFDRAVGSTMTTEDGDEYLDFFSGAGALNYGHNNPRLKRVLLDYIADDRVTHSLDMFTSARRDFLQEFERSILSPRDLDYRLVFPGPGGANAVEAALKLARKVTGRESVVNFTNAFHGMTLGALSVTGNSLKRNGAGVPLVHATPMPYDDYFDHSYPDFFYFERLLSDSGSGLNEPAAVIVETVQGEGGMNAARAEWLRGLAELCRTHDILLIVDDVQMGCGRTGGFFSFEEAGIVPDMVCLSKSISGYGLPMALTLIKPELDVWEPGEHNGTFRGISPAFATASEAIRTYWTDDALEKSTITKGTRIESRFNGIVARHPDASLVAKGRGLARGLQFATGELAGAVCHDAFERGLLMETSGPEGEVMKLLPALTITDAELDRGLDIIDASVDAVLAR, encoded by the coding sequence ATGCCCACCACCGAGGAAGCGACCACGATCTTCACCGGTCTCGAGTCGCGCGTACGCAGCTATTCCCGCTCGTGGCCGGTCGTGTTCGACCGCGCCGTCGGCAGTACGATGACCACCGAAGACGGCGACGAGTACCTCGACTTCTTCTCCGGCGCCGGCGCACTCAACTACGGGCACAACAACCCGCGGTTGAAGCGGGTGCTGCTCGACTACATCGCCGACGACCGGGTGACGCACTCTCTCGACATGTTCACCAGCGCGCGTCGCGACTTTCTGCAGGAGTTCGAGCGCAGCATCCTCTCCCCTCGCGACCTCGACTACCGACTGGTCTTTCCCGGTCCCGGTGGGGCGAACGCGGTCGAGGCCGCGCTGAAGCTCGCGCGCAAGGTCACCGGCCGCGAGTCGGTCGTCAACTTCACCAACGCCTTCCACGGCATGACACTGGGCGCGCTCTCGGTGACCGGCAACTCGCTCAAGCGCAACGGCGCAGGCGTGCCGCTCGTGCATGCCACGCCGATGCCGTACGACGACTACTTCGACCACAGCTACCCCGACTTCTTCTACTTCGAGCGGCTGCTCTCCGACAGCGGCAGCGGGCTGAACGAGCCGGCGGCCGTGATCGTGGAGACCGTGCAGGGCGAGGGCGGCATGAACGCGGCGCGCGCCGAGTGGCTGCGGGGCCTGGCGGAGCTGTGCCGGACGCACGACATCCTGCTGATCGTCGATGACGTGCAGATGGGATGCGGCCGCACCGGCGGCTTCTTCAGCTTCGAGGAGGCCGGCATCGTGCCCGACATGGTGTGCCTGTCGAAGTCGATCAGCGGCTATGGGCTGCCGATGGCGCTCACGCTCATCAAGCCCGAGCTCGACGTGTGGGAGCCGGGCGAGCACAACGGCACGTTCCGCGGCATCTCGCCCGCGTTCGCGACGGCGTCCGAGGCGATCCGCACGTATTGGACCGACGACGCGCTCGAGAAGTCCACGATCACGAAGGGCACGCGCATCGAGAGCCGGTTCAACGGCATCGTGGCGCGGCATCCCGACGCCTCGCTCGTCGCGAAGGGACGCGGGCTCGCCCGGGGGCTGCAGTTCGCGACCGGTGAGCTGGCCGGTGCCGTGTGCCACGACGCTTTCGAGCGCGGGTTGCTGATGGAGACGAGCGGCCCCGAGGGCGAGGTCATGAAGCTGCTGCCCGCGCTGACGATCACCGACGCCGAACTCGACCGGGGCCTGGACATCATCGACGCGAGCGTCGACGCCGTCCTCGCCCGCTGA
- a CDS encoding Glu/Leu/Phe/Val dehydrogenase family protein: MTHTLPLPDFTHERVEVITGPRSGLMITVALHSSALGSALGGARLWTYPQWSDALGDALRLSAAMTLKNATAGLDAGGGKSVLRLAPGETLDDDRRRAAFLDLGDAVEALGGLYRTAEDVGSTAEDMLTVSERTPHVVGLPDTAGGEGEPAGPTSLGVYESLRATLERVTGSSDVAQRRITISGLGQVGGRLAQRLSAEGALLTVTDVNTAKKDLAARLGATWVTPGTEHHVPGDVFVPAGIGGVLDDDTIDALAVKAVCGPANNPLADRSGAARLAGRGILYAPDFVVNAGGVIYLDLEAKHHGTRDEILQRVSGIGDTLRHIFDEAETAGTAPLDAAEKLAARRLESAPAARV; the protein is encoded by the coding sequence ATGACGCACACCCTGCCCCTGCCCGATTTCACCCACGAGCGCGTGGAGGTGATCACGGGTCCGCGCAGCGGCCTCATGATCACGGTCGCCCTGCACTCATCCGCCCTCGGCTCCGCACTCGGCGGCGCGCGGCTGTGGACGTACCCCCAGTGGAGCGACGCACTCGGCGATGCGCTGCGGCTCTCCGCGGCGATGACCCTGAAGAACGCCACGGCCGGCCTCGACGCCGGCGGCGGCAAGTCGGTCCTCCGGCTCGCGCCGGGCGAGACGCTCGACGACGACCGGCGCCGGGCCGCCTTCCTGGACCTGGGCGACGCCGTCGAGGCGCTCGGAGGCCTGTACCGCACCGCCGAAGACGTCGGTTCGACGGCCGAAGACATGCTCACCGTGTCGGAGCGCACCCCGCACGTGGTCGGGCTGCCCGACACCGCGGGCGGCGAGGGCGAGCCGGCCGGCCCCACGAGCCTCGGGGTGTACGAGTCGCTGCGCGCGACGCTCGAGCGCGTCACCGGATCGAGCGACGTTGCGCAACGCCGCATCACGATCTCGGGACTCGGCCAGGTCGGCGGCCGGCTCGCCCAGCGCCTGTCGGCCGAGGGCGCGCTGCTCACCGTCACCGACGTGAACACCGCCAAGAAGGACCTCGCAGCGCGCCTGGGTGCAACCTGGGTCACGCCCGGGACCGAGCACCACGTGCCCGGCGATGTGTTCGTGCCCGCCGGCATCGGCGGCGTGCTCGACGACGACACTATCGACGCCCTTGCGGTGAAGGCGGTGTGCGGGCCGGCGAACAACCCTCTCGCCGATCGCAGCGGTGCCGCGCGTCTGGCCGGCCGCGGCATCCTGTACGCCCCCGACTTCGTCGTCAACGCGGGAGGTGTGATCTACCTCGACCTCGAAGCGAAGCACCATGGCACCCGCGACGAGATCTTGCAGCGCGTCAGCGGCATCGGCGACACGCTCCGCCACATCTTCGACGAGGCGGAGACGGCCGGCACGGCGCCCCTGGACGCCGCCGAGAAGCTCGCCGCACGGCGCCTGGAGAGCGCACCGGCAGCACGGGTCTGA
- the thpD gene encoding ectoine hydroxylase, whose product MTTATVTEDLYPTRLAQAREPIRRSHPTVWGDAAAGPFTGEELNAHEARGFTILQDFVTADEVAAFTGELDRLSQDEALKDDPRVVTEKATGQVRSIFEVPALSEQLDALSRDPRLLDRARQLLGSDVYLHQSRINYMPGFKGTGFYWHSDFETWHAEDGMPTPRSVSCSIALTQNYPFNGGLMVMPGSHTVFVPCVGETPEDNYKSSLKAQEIGVPSEADITALADEFGIDQFTGPAGSALWFDCNIMHGSGNNITPFPRSNVFLVFNSVENTLVEPFGASAPRPEHVAHHDFTPLR is encoded by the coding sequence ATGACGACAGCAACGGTCACCGAGGACCTGTACCCGACCCGCCTGGCGCAGGCGCGGGAGCCGATCCGTCGGTCGCATCCGACAGTGTGGGGGGATGCCGCAGCCGGCCCCTTCACCGGCGAGGAGCTGAACGCGCACGAGGCGCGCGGCTTCACGATTCTGCAGGATTTCGTGACGGCCGATGAGGTCGCGGCCTTCACCGGAGAGCTCGATCGGCTCTCACAGGACGAGGCGCTCAAGGATGACCCGCGGGTCGTCACCGAGAAGGCGACCGGTCAGGTGCGGTCGATCTTCGAGGTGCCGGCGCTCAGCGAACAGCTCGATGCGCTCAGCCGCGATCCGCGCCTGCTCGATCGGGCGCGCCAACTGCTGGGCTCGGACGTGTATCTGCACCAGTCGCGCATCAACTACATGCCGGGGTTCAAGGGCACCGGCTTCTACTGGCACTCCGACTTCGAGACGTGGCACGCCGAAGACGGCATGCCCACGCCCCGTTCGGTGAGCTGCTCGATCGCGCTGACCCAGAACTACCCGTTCAACGGCGGGCTGATGGTCATGCCGGGTTCGCACACGGTGTTCGTGCCGTGCGTGGGCGAGACGCCGGAAGACAACTACAAGTCGTCGCTGAAGGCGCAGGAGATCGGCGTGCCCAGCGAGGCCGACATCACCGCGCTGGCCGACGAGTTCGGCATCGACCAGTTCACCGGGCCTGCAGGGTCGGCACTGTGGTTCGACTGCAACATCATGCACGGGTCGGGCAACAACATCACGCCGTTCCCGCGCTCGAACGTCTTCCTGGTGTTCAACAGCGTCGAGAACACGCTCGTCGAGCCGTTCGGCGCGTCGGCGCCGCGCCCCGAGCACGTGGCGCATCACGACTTCACGCCGTTGCGCTGA
- a CDS encoding type II toxin-antitoxin system VapC family toxin: MSAYLLDTHVLLWLATDPDRVPRSVRDELVRADDVFVSPASAFEIAQKSRLGRLPHGARVLDRWSHLMSMLFAVELPLTSAHMRVAGELDWEHRDPFDRMLVAQARLDGLVLVTQDERILAYPEVSCADWT, from the coding sequence GTGAGCGCGTACCTGCTCGATACGCACGTTCTGCTCTGGCTGGCTACCGATCCGGACCGTGTGCCGCGGAGTGTCCGTGATGAGCTCGTGCGAGCCGATGACGTCTTCGTGTCACCGGCCAGCGCGTTCGAAATCGCGCAGAAGTCGCGGCTTGGACGCCTGCCGCACGGCGCTCGTGTGCTCGACCGTTGGTCGCACTTGATGAGCATGCTCTTTGCTGTCGAGCTACCGCTCACCTCCGCGCACATGCGTGTTGCCGGCGAGCTCGACTGGGAACACCGTGATCCCTTCGACCGAATGCTTGTGGCACAGGCACGTCTCGACGGTCTTGTGCTTGTCACCCAGGACGAGCGGATCCTGGCGTATCCCGAAGTCAGCTGCGCGGACTGGACATAG
- a CDS encoding VOC family protein, with product MVTLGNIVFYAEDPPALARFWSDVFGYPYQEFEGVLKEQLLASGLTEPDLTSRGLAEDPQGVGPRMFFHHADGPKTGRNRIHLDITVPRDGPGSRLEQLDAEKERLVALGASVVRLVDQQWGPWPELYYQLRDPEGNEFCLQ from the coding sequence ATGGTCACACTCGGCAACATCGTGTTCTACGCGGAGGATCCGCCCGCGCTGGCGCGCTTCTGGTCGGATGTGTTCGGGTACCCGTACCAGGAGTTCGAGGGCGTGCTGAAGGAGCAGTTGCTGGCGTCGGGACTGACCGAGCCCGACCTGACGTCGCGCGGGCTGGCCGAGGATCCGCAGGGGGTCGGACCGCGCATGTTCTTCCACCACGCCGACGGGCCCAAGACCGGGCGCAACCGGATACACCTCGACATCACCGTGCCGCGTGACGGGCCGGGCAGCAGGCTCGAGCAGCTCGACGCCGAGAAGGAGAGACTCGTGGCGCTGGGCGCGTCGGTGGTGCGGCTCGTCGACCAGCAGTGGGGCCCGTGGCCCGAGCTCTACTACCAGCTGCGCGATCCCGAGGGGAATGAGTTCTGCCTGCAGTGA
- the ectA gene encoding diaminobutyrate acetyltransferase produces the protein MLRSVEAPHYHATGVSDPGSDTEVIRPPRTADGAAMWRIARDSGTLDLNSSYAYLLWARDFAATTRVFEVDGEIGGYVTGFRRPEQPDCLFVWQVAVDERLRGRGAAGRLLDAVVTAQGERVRWVETTITDDNTASQRLFQAFARRHGAVLTVEPLFTGDGFPDGHDAEPLYRIGEFDASRD, from the coding sequence ATGTTGAGGTCTGTCGAAGCACCCCACTACCACGCCACCGGTGTGTCTGACCCGGGGTCTGACACCGAGGTGATCCGCCCGCCGCGCACCGCTGACGGCGCCGCGATGTGGCGCATCGCACGCGACTCGGGCACGCTCGATCTGAACTCGTCGTACGCCTACTTGCTGTGGGCGCGCGACTTCGCCGCCACCACGCGCGTGTTCGAGGTGGACGGCGAGATCGGCGGGTACGTCACCGGGTTCCGTCGCCCCGAGCAGCCGGACTGCCTGTTCGTGTGGCAGGTGGCGGTCGACGAGCGGCTCCGCGGCCGCGGCGCGGCCGGCCGGCTTCTCGACGCGGTCGTAACGGCCCAGGGCGAGCGCGTGCGCTGGGTGGAGACCACCATCACCGACGACAACACGGCGTCGCAGCGCCTGTTCCAGGCTTTCGCACGGCGCCACGGCGCCGTGCTGACCGTGGAGCCGTTGTTCACGGGTGACGGTTTTCCGGACGGTCACGATGCGGAGCCGTTGTACCGCATCGGTGAGTTCGACGCTTCGCGAGATTGA
- a CDS encoding AMP-binding protein, whose amino-acid sequence MFHSPFPDVEIPDLSVYDYLFGDLTADDAARVALVDPTSGAETTYGALKAQIDAFAGALAARGVDTDTVVGLLCPNTPAFATVFHGVLRLGATVTTFNSLYTAGEIQKQIEDAGATWLVTVSPLLPHAAEAAAACGIPDDHLIVIDGAEGHPDLRGLLGEQQAPPAVSFDPATHLAVLPYSSGTTGIPKGVMLSHRNLVANVEQSRVNIDLRETDRVLAVLPFFHIYGMTVLLNLALRQRASLVTMARFDLPEFLGNIQTYGCTYLYIAPPIAVALAKHPIVDQYDISTVHSVFSGAAPLDGDTAELAGRRIHARMMQGYGLTETSPVTHAMPYTRDDIPVSSVGTPLPNTICKIVDPDTGEEITEFGEDGETRPGELWIKGPQVMMGYLNKPDATANAIDADGFFHTGDVATVNEGGWYTVVDRVKELIKYHGYQVPPAELEALLLSHPKVADAAVIGVLDDEKQEIPKAFIVPAAGVELTEDEVKSFVAERVAPYKKVRRVEFIDAIPKSSAGKILRKDLRAREKAQA is encoded by the coding sequence GTGTTCCACAGCCCGTTCCCCGACGTCGAGATTCCCGACCTCAGCGTCTACGACTACCTGTTCGGCGATCTGACGGCTGATGACGCCGCGCGCGTCGCGCTCGTCGATCCGACCTCCGGGGCAGAGACCACCTACGGCGCGCTGAAGGCGCAGATCGACGCGTTCGCGGGGGCTCTGGCCGCCCGCGGCGTCGACACCGACACGGTGGTCGGGCTGCTGTGCCCTAACACGCCGGCGTTCGCGACCGTGTTCCATGGCGTCCTGCGCCTCGGCGCCACGGTCACGACGTTCAACTCCCTGTACACGGCGGGCGAGATACAGAAGCAGATCGAAGATGCCGGCGCCACCTGGCTCGTCACGGTCAGTCCGCTGCTCCCCCACGCCGCCGAGGCGGCCGCGGCCTGTGGCATCCCCGACGACCATCTCATCGTGATCGACGGCGCGGAGGGGCATCCTGACCTGCGCGGCCTCCTGGGTGAGCAGCAGGCGCCGCCGGCGGTGAGCTTCGATCCGGCCACACATCTGGCCGTGCTCCCCTATTCGTCGGGCACCACAGGCATTCCCAAGGGCGTCATGCTCAGCCACCGCAACCTCGTCGCCAACGTGGAGCAGTCGCGTGTGAACATCGACCTCCGCGAGACCGACCGTGTGCTGGCGGTGCTGCCGTTCTTCCACATCTACGGCATGACGGTGCTGCTGAACCTCGCTCTGCGTCAGCGCGCGAGCCTGGTGACCATGGCGCGGTTCGACCTGCCGGAGTTCCTCGGCAACATCCAGACCTATGGGTGCACCTACCTGTACATCGCCCCGCCCATCGCCGTGGCCCTGGCCAAGCACCCGATCGTCGACCAGTACGACATCTCCACCGTGCACAGCGTGTTCTCGGGCGCCGCGCCGCTCGACGGCGACACGGCAGAGCTCGCCGGCCGCCGCATCCACGCCCGCATGATGCAGGGGTACGGACTGACCGAGACCAGTCCGGTGACGCATGCGATGCCGTACACGCGCGACGACATCCCGGTCAGCTCGGTGGGCACTCCGCTGCCGAACACCATCTGCAAGATCGTCGACCCCGACACCGGTGAAGAGATCACCGAGTTCGGCGAAGACGGCGAAACCCGCCCGGGCGAGCTGTGGATCAAGGGTCCGCAGGTGATGATGGGCTACCTCAACAAGCCCGACGCCACCGCGAACGCGATCGATGCCGATGGCTTCTTCCACACCGGCGACGTCGCCACCGTCAACGAAGGCGGCTGGTATACCGTGGTCGACCGGGTCAAGGAACTCATCAAGTACCACGGCTACCAGGTGCCGCCCGCAGAGCTCGAGGCCCTGCTGCTGAGTCATCCGAAGGTGGCGGATGCCGCGGTCATCGGCGTCCTCGACGACGAGAAGCAGGAGATCCCCAAGGCGTTCATCGTGCCCGCCGCGGGCGTCGAGCTCACCGAGGACGAGGTGAAGTCCTTCGTCGCCGAACGCGTCGCCCCGTACAAGAAGGTGCGCCGGGTCGAGTTCATCGACGCGATTCCGAAGTCGAGCGCGGGCAAGATCCTGCGCAAGGATCTGCGCGCCCGCGAGAAGGCGCAGGCCTGA
- a CDS encoding ectoine synthase — translation MLVRTIDEITDTDADIKTENWRSKRIVLAREGVGFSVHETTLYAGTVNEFWYANHIEAVFITAGEGEIEDLATGEVHQLRPGSLYLLNDHDKHIVRPRTEMRTVCVFNPPVTGREVHDENGVYPLITEPEPV, via the coding sequence ATGCTGGTACGCACGATCGACGAGATCACCGACACCGACGCCGACATCAAGACCGAGAACTGGCGCAGCAAGCGCATAGTGCTCGCGCGCGAAGGTGTGGGCTTCTCGGTGCACGAGACGACACTGTACGCAGGAACCGTCAACGAGTTCTGGTACGCGAACCACATCGAGGCGGTGTTCATCACCGCCGGCGAGGGCGAGATCGAAGACCTCGCCACCGGTGAAGTGCATCAGCTGCGCCCGGGGTCGCTGTACCTGCTCAACGACCACGACAAGCACATCGTGCGCCCCCGCACCGAGATGCGCACGGTGTGTGTGTTCAATCCGCCGGTGACCGGCCGCGAGGTGCATGACGAGAACGGCGTGTACCCGCTGATCACCGAGCCTGAGCCGGTCTGA
- a CDS encoding APC family permease produces the protein MRDEKAPASPPDASTDRGEAPTKLRRAITGPLLYAFILGDVLGAGIYALMGVLAGKVGGLLWAPLILALLMALLTAGSYAELVTKYPRAGGAAVFAERAFRSPLVSFLVGFSMLAAGVTSAAGLSIAFAGDYFRTFIDLPTTVVAVVFLAVVGALNARGIRESMTANLVMTAIELSGLVIVIVVAAVALGRGGGELGRALQLPEGTGVAGAVLAGAIIAFYSFVGFETSANVVEEVRHPTRTYPRALFGALLTAGVVYVLVGVASAAMLPAHELGKSSGPLLAVVAASGVNVPPWLFSLIALIAVANGALLTMIMSSRLTYGMAEQGLLPQVLARVLPHRRTPWVAIVVTTLVAMLLTLVGDLATLAETVVLLLLIVFLSANVSVLVLRRDKVEHKHFRVWTFVPFLGIASCLLLMTQQRPAVWLFAAILLAVGAVLYVMARWGRSRAALRESARER, from the coding sequence ATGAGAGACGAGAAGGCTCCCGCATCGCCGCCGGATGCATCGACCGACCGCGGCGAAGCGCCGACCAAACTCCGCCGGGCCATCACCGGCCCGCTGTTGTATGCGTTCATCCTCGGCGATGTGCTCGGCGCCGGCATCTACGCGCTGATGGGCGTGCTCGCCGGCAAGGTGGGTGGACTGCTCTGGGCCCCCCTCATCCTCGCGCTGCTGATGGCGTTGCTCACGGCGGGTTCGTACGCGGAGCTGGTCACGAAGTATCCTCGCGCCGGCGGAGCAGCCGTGTTCGCCGAGCGCGCCTTCCGCAGCCCGCTCGTGTCATTCCTTGTCGGGTTCAGCATGCTCGCCGCGGGCGTGACGAGCGCGGCCGGTCTGTCGATCGCGTTCGCCGGCGACTATTTCCGGACCTTCATCGATCTGCCGACGACGGTCGTGGCGGTGGTGTTCCTCGCGGTCGTCGGCGCTCTTAACGCCCGCGGAATCCGAGAGTCGATGACGGCCAACCTGGTGATGACGGCGATCGAGCTGAGCGGCCTGGTCATCGTCATCGTCGTCGCGGCCGTGGCGCTCGGACGGGGCGGTGGCGAACTCGGCCGCGCCCTCCAGCTTCCCGAAGGCACCGGCGTCGCCGGGGCGGTGCTTGCCGGCGCGATCATCGCGTTCTACTCGTTCGTCGGCTTCGAGACCTCGGCCAACGTCGTAGAGGAGGTGCGGCATCCCACCCGCACGTACCCTCGTGCGCTGTTCGGCGCGCTGCTGACGGCGGGGGTCGTGTACGTGCTCGTCGGGGTCGCCAGCGCCGCCATGCTGCCGGCCCACGAGCTCGGAAAGTCGTCCGGGCCGCTGCTCGCGGTCGTCGCAGCGTCGGGCGTGAACGTGCCGCCGTGGCTGTTCAGTCTCATCGCGCTCATCGCCGTGGCCAACGGCGCACTGCTGACGATGATCATGTCGAGTCGCCTCACGTACGGCATGGCCGAGCAGGGACTGCTTCCGCAGGTGCTCGCCCGCGTTCTGCCGCACCGGCGCACCCCGTGGGTCGCCATCGTGGTGACGACGCTGGTCGCGATGCTGCTCACGCTGGTCGGAGACCTTGCGACCCTGGCCGAGACGGTGGTGCTCCTGCTCCTGATCGTGTTCCTGAGCGCGAATGTCTCCGTCCTCGTGCTGCGGCGCGACAAAGTCGAGCACAAGCACTTCCGAGTGTGGACCTTCGTTCCGTTCCTCGGAATCGCCTCGTGTCTGCTGCTGATGACGCAGCAGCGGCCGGCGGTCTGGCTGTTCGCGGCGATCCTGCTCGCCGTGGGCGCCGTCCTCTATGTCATGGCGCGGTGGGGGCGCTCCCGGGCCGCCCTCCGCGAGAGCGCCCGGGAGCGCTGA
- a CDS encoding MFS transporter, with amino-acid sequence MFGPDNVRRRWRPDEVTVTKPDVTKRAIGAAAIGNVTEWYDFGVYGYLAVTIEGVFLPDDAGFAGHVIVAGLFAVAFLVRPLGGLFFGPLADRVGRNRVLALTMILMAAGTFLIGVIPDYNTIGLWAPFLLLGCRLLQGFSTGGEYSNAMTFIAEYAPDRRRGFLGSLLEVGTFTGYILGAIVATVIQHASTPEFLASWGWRIPFFVALPLGFVGVYLRSKLADTPAYKELERLSEEDDNHHVVGEFKRIFTLWPNLLAAAGLVIAWNVTNYMLTSFMPSYFPMVAEMQGSDGVSELTSQILQILVMTLCLVLIPVIGKLSDRVGRKAVLRTGSLALIVLSIPSLLLIQGHNDLEVFAGLAIMGLSLICFSATAPSTLPSLFPTAVRAGALAIAFNVSISLFGGTTSTVMTALIGATGFLMWPAIYLMTAGVVGLISTHVVPESNGRPLWGATPSAASRQEARDLVAELNEEIERDLPAPQ; translated from the coding sequence ATGTTCGGACCCGATAATGTGCGCCGACGCTGGCGACCGGACGAGGTGACGGTCACCAAGCCCGACGTGACGAAGCGCGCGATCGGGGCCGCCGCCATCGGAAACGTCACCGAGTGGTACGACTTCGGCGTCTACGGATATCTCGCCGTCACGATCGAGGGGGTCTTCCTCCCTGACGACGCCGGCTTCGCCGGACACGTCATCGTCGCGGGCTTGTTCGCCGTCGCCTTCCTGGTCCGTCCGCTGGGAGGGCTCTTCTTCGGGCCTCTCGCCGACCGTGTCGGGCGTAACCGGGTCCTCGCGCTCACGATGATCCTGATGGCTGCGGGCACGTTCCTCATCGGTGTCATCCCCGACTACAACACGATCGGGCTGTGGGCGCCGTTCCTGCTGCTCGGGTGCCGTCTGCTGCAGGGATTCTCGACCGGCGGCGAGTACAGCAACGCGATGACCTTCATCGCGGAGTACGCGCCCGACAGACGCCGTGGCTTCCTCGGCAGCCTCCTCGAGGTGGGGACGTTCACCGGCTACATCCTCGGGGCGATCGTCGCGACGGTCATCCAGCACGCCTCGACGCCCGAGTTCCTCGCCTCCTGGGGCTGGCGCATCCCGTTCTTCGTCGCACTGCCGCTCGGTTTCGTCGGTGTCTACCTGCGCTCCAAGCTCGCCGACACTCCGGCGTACAAGGAGTTGGAGCGACTCTCCGAGGAGGATGACAATCACCATGTCGTGGGCGAGTTCAAGCGAATCTTCACGTTGTGGCCGAACCTCCTGGCGGCCGCGGGCCTGGTGATCGCCTGGAACGTCACGAATTACATGCTCACGTCGTTCATGCCGAGCTATTTCCCGATGGTCGCCGAGATGCAGGGATCCGACGGGGTCTCCGAGCTGACCTCGCAGATTCTGCAGATCCTCGTGATGACGCTCTGTCTCGTGCTCATCCCGGTCATCGGCAAACTGTCGGATCGTGTCGGCCGCAAGGCTGTGCTTCGGACGGGCTCCCTCGCGCTCATCGTGTTGTCGATCCCCTCGTTGCTCCTCATCCAGGGGCACAACGACCTCGAGGTGTTCGCCGGCCTGGCCATCATGGGTCTGAGTCTGATCTGCTTCAGCGCGACCGCGCCGTCGACGCTGCCATCGCTGTTCCCGACCGCGGTCCGCGCCGGGGCGCTCGCTATCGCGTTCAACGTCTCGATCTCGCTGTTCGGCGGCACCACCTCGACGGTGATGACGGCGCTGATCGGCGCGACAGGCTTCCTGATGTGGCCCGCGATCTACCTCATGACCGCGGGTGTCGTCGGGCTCATCTCGACGCACGTTGTGCCCGAGAGCAACGGCCGGCCACTGTGGGGAGCGACTCCGTCAGCCGCCTCCAGGCAGGAGGCGCGTGACCTTGTGGCGGAGCTGAACGAAGAGATAGAGCGTGATCTTCCGGCCCCGCAGTAG
- a CDS encoding hydrolase, with the protein MSTELVQCPTCGVERDAADPPAVCPICADERQYVAPDGQRWIVPDRESPITLRELEPGLWGLEVTDGVGIGQLAKLIVTADGCVMYDVPAAVTPDAVEAVRALGPMRAIIPSHPHMFGLQSLWSAALDDAPVFVSEADAAWLGHRPSALVPWSGILNPIPGVTASQPGGHFPGSSVVHWEGSDGAGVLLAGDTIMVNPDRATVSFLRSYPNRLPLSADVVERIAAHVARYDFDRIYSNFSLRIDRDAAAAVQRSAQRHASWVRGEFDHLTGPG; encoded by the coding sequence ATGAGCACCGAACTCGTACAGTGCCCCACGTGCGGTGTCGAACGCGATGCCGCCGACCCGCCCGCCGTCTGCCCGATCTGCGCCGATGAGCGCCAATACGTCGCCCCCGACGGGCAGCGCTGGATCGTCCCCGACCGTGAATCGCCGATCACGCTGCGCGAGCTCGAGCCCGGTCTGTGGGGTCTCGAGGTCACCGACGGCGTCGGCATCGGTCAACTCGCGAAGCTCATCGTCACCGCCGACGGCTGCGTCATGTATGACGTACCGGCGGCGGTCACCCCCGACGCCGTCGAAGCCGTGCGGGCTCTGGGCCCGATGCGCGCGATCATCCCGTCGCACCCGCACATGTTCGGGCTGCAGTCGCTGTGGTCCGCGGCGCTCGACGACGCTCCCGTCTTCGTCTCCGAGGCCGACGCCGCGTGGCTAGGGCACCGACCGTCCGCACTCGTGCCGTGGAGCGGCATCCTGAACCCGATTCCGGGAGTCACGGCATCGCAACCGGGCGGGCACTTCCCGGGCAGCAGTGTCGTGCACTGGGAAGGCTCCGACGGCGCCGGCGTGCTGCTGGCCGGCGACACGATCATGGTGAACCCCGACCGCGCGACGGTGTCGTTCCTGCGCTCGTATCCCAATCGCCTGCCGCTGTCGGCCGACGTCGTGGAGCGGATCGCCGCGCACGTCGCGCGCTACGACTTCGACCGCATCTACAGCAACTTCTCGCTGCGCATCGATCGGGATGCCGCGGCCGCCGTCCAGCGCTCGGCGCAGCGCCATGCGAGCTGGGTGCGCGGCGAATTCGATCACCTCACCGGCCCCGGCTGA
- a CDS encoding type II toxin-antitoxin system Phd/YefM family antitoxin, translated as MSITVNVQEAKTRLSELLRRVESGDEVVIARAGRPIARIQATTPPRRVLDGPLLPEIPAIVADDLLTPMPEDDLAAWEDGEADDPLEPGAA; from the coding sequence ATGAGTATCACGGTCAACGTTCAAGAGGCCAAGACTCGATTGTCAGAGTTGCTGCGGCGCGTGGAGTCGGGAGATGAGGTCGTCATCGCCCGGGCGGGGCGACCTATCGCGCGAATTCAAGCGACGACGCCGCCGCGCCGGGTGCTTGACGGACCGCTGCTCCCCGAGATCCCCGCGATCGTGGCCGATGATCTCTTGACGCCGATGCCAGAAGACGACCTGGCGGCGTGGGAAGACGGCGAAGCCGACGATCCGCTCGAGCCCGGTGCCGCGTGA